The following are from one region of the Sciurus carolinensis chromosome 5, mSciCar1.2, whole genome shotgun sequence genome:
- the C5H13orf46 gene encoding uncharacterized protein C13orf46 homolog isoform X4, with amino-acid sequence MEKDPATHRRHRPGPGALPSGVAPGHLKAASDGAELQRSRSMGGLHQKGDPPSRIRKLRREPESEDQGQDPRRDADDTICQVNLEEDRKEKAQDALGGLAQECGKTESEVEKSDSEASSKEEQAGACAGSCALEAEEQKLESMKLNNLLEKEKPSAFVEIDLGDHAEEVATCAVREEKWGEMDIGDLSEDETRTSWVCCIPYPTKRKAKGCTATLEKGVSRDWPELKQ; translated from the exons ATGGAGAAGGATCCCGCCACCCACAGGAGGCACCGGCCGGGCCCCGGGGCCCTGCCCTCGGGAGTGGCCCCTGGACATCTCAAGGCAGCCAGCGATGGGGCCGAGCTCCAGAGAAGCCGGAGCATGGGCGGCTTGCACCAGAAGGGGGACCCCCCCAGCCGCATCAGGAAGCTGCGCAGGGAGCCCG AGTCTGAAGACCAGGGGCAAGACCCAAGGAGGGATGCAGATGACACCATCTG TCAGGTGAACCTCgaggaagacaggaaggagaaGGCTCAGGATGCCCTGGGAGGCCTGGCCCAGGAGTGTGGGAAGACAGAGTCTGAGGTCGAGAAGAGCGACTCCGAGGCCAGCTCCAAGGAGGAGCAGGCAGGGGCGTGTGCAGGCAGCTGcgccctggaggctgag GAACAAAAGCTGGAGTCCATGAAACTGAACAACCTTCTGGAAAAAGAG AAACCATCTGCATTCGTGGAGATTGACCTGGGAGATCATGCCGAGGAG GTGGCCACCTGTGCTGTGAGAGAAGAGAAGTGGGGCGAGATGGACATAGGAGATTTGTCAGAAGATGA GACCAGGACCAGCTGGGTATGCTGTATCCCGTACCCCACCAAGAGGAAGGCGAAGGGGTGCACCGCCACCCTGGAGAAG GGAGTCTCTCGGGATTGGCCAGAGCTGAAGCAATGA
- the C5H13orf46 gene encoding uncharacterized protein C13orf46 homolog isoform X3, with protein MEKDPATHRRHRPGPGALPSGVAPGHLKAASDGAELQRSRSMGGLHQKGDPPSRIRKLRREPESEDQGQDPRRDADDTICQVNLEEDRKEKAQDALGGLAQECGKTESEVEKSDSEASSKEEQAGACAGSCALEAEEQKLESMKLNNLLEKEKPSAFVEIDLGDHAEEVATCAVREEKWGEMDIGDLSEDETRTSWVCCIPYPTKRKAKGCTATLEKVPSDQVPRESLGIGQS; from the exons ATGGAGAAGGATCCCGCCACCCACAGGAGGCACCGGCCGGGCCCCGGGGCCCTGCCCTCGGGAGTGGCCCCTGGACATCTCAAGGCAGCCAGCGATGGGGCCGAGCTCCAGAGAAGCCGGAGCATGGGCGGCTTGCACCAGAAGGGGGACCCCCCCAGCCGCATCAGGAAGCTGCGCAGGGAGCCCG AGTCTGAAGACCAGGGGCAAGACCCAAGGAGGGATGCAGATGACACCATCTG TCAGGTGAACCTCgaggaagacaggaaggagaaGGCTCAGGATGCCCTGGGAGGCCTGGCCCAGGAGTGTGGGAAGACAGAGTCTGAGGTCGAGAAGAGCGACTCCGAGGCCAGCTCCAAGGAGGAGCAGGCAGGGGCGTGTGCAGGCAGCTGcgccctggaggctgag GAACAAAAGCTGGAGTCCATGAAACTGAACAACCTTCTGGAAAAAGAG AAACCATCTGCATTCGTGGAGATTGACCTGGGAGATCATGCCGAGGAG GTGGCCACCTGTGCTGTGAGAGAAGAGAAGTGGGGCGAGATGGACATAGGAGATTTGTCAGAAGATGA GACCAGGACCAGCTGGGTATGCTGTATCCCGTACCCCACCAAGAGGAAGGCGAAGGGGTGCACCGCCACCCTGGAGAAG GTTCCCTCTGACCAGGTGCCCAGGGAGTCTCTCGGGATTGGCCAGAGCTGA
- the C5H13orf46 gene encoding uncharacterized protein C13orf46 homolog isoform X1, with translation MEKDPATHRRHRPGPGALPSGVAPGHLKAASDGAELQRSRSMGGLHQKGDPPSRIRKLRREPESEDQGQDPRRDADDTICQVNLEEDRKEKAQDALGGLAQECGKTESEVEKSDSEASSKEEQAGACAGSCALEAEEQKLESMKLNNLLEKEKPSAFVEIDLGDHAEEVATCAVREEKWGEMDIGDLSEDETRTSWVCCIPYPTKRKAKGCTATLEKVLSAQGGAGGRARVVTPPVPAQVPSDQVPRESLGIGQS, from the exons ATGGAGAAGGATCCCGCCACCCACAGGAGGCACCGGCCGGGCCCCGGGGCCCTGCCCTCGGGAGTGGCCCCTGGACATCTCAAGGCAGCCAGCGATGGGGCCGAGCTCCAGAGAAGCCGGAGCATGGGCGGCTTGCACCAGAAGGGGGACCCCCCCAGCCGCATCAGGAAGCTGCGCAGGGAGCCCG AGTCTGAAGACCAGGGGCAAGACCCAAGGAGGGATGCAGATGACACCATCTG TCAGGTGAACCTCgaggaagacaggaaggagaaGGCTCAGGATGCCCTGGGAGGCCTGGCCCAGGAGTGTGGGAAGACAGAGTCTGAGGTCGAGAAGAGCGACTCCGAGGCCAGCTCCAAGGAGGAGCAGGCAGGGGCGTGTGCAGGCAGCTGcgccctggaggctgag GAACAAAAGCTGGAGTCCATGAAACTGAACAACCTTCTGGAAAAAGAG AAACCATCTGCATTCGTGGAGATTGACCTGGGAGATCATGCCGAGGAG GTGGCCACCTGTGCTGTGAGAGAAGAGAAGTGGGGCGAGATGGACATAGGAGATTTGTCAGAAGATGA GACCAGGACCAGCTGGGTATGCTGTATCCCGTACCCCACCAAGAGGAAGGCGAAGGGGTGCACCGCCACCCTGGAGAAGGTACTCAGCGCCCAGGGCGGGGCGGGCGGGAGAGCACGGGTGGTCACACCTCCTGTGCCCGCCCAGGTTCCCTCTGACCAGGTGCCCAGGGAGTCTCTCGGGATTGGCCAGAGCTGA
- the C5H13orf46 gene encoding uncharacterized protein C13orf46 homolog isoform X2, with amino-acid sequence MEKDPATHRRHRPGPGALPSGVAPGHLKAASDGAELQRSRSMGGLHQKGDPPSRIRKLRREPESEDQGQDPRRDADDTICQVNLEEDRKEKAQDALGGLAQECGKTESEVEKSDSEASSKEEQAGACAGSCALEAEEQKLESMKLNNLLEKEKPSAFVEIDLGDHAEEVATCAVREEKWGEMDIGDLSEDETRTSWVCCIPYPTKRKAKGCTATLEKGGVQRAGVRLSPAGRVDRDHS; translated from the exons ATGGAGAAGGATCCCGCCACCCACAGGAGGCACCGGCCGGGCCCCGGGGCCCTGCCCTCGGGAGTGGCCCCTGGACATCTCAAGGCAGCCAGCGATGGGGCCGAGCTCCAGAGAAGCCGGAGCATGGGCGGCTTGCACCAGAAGGGGGACCCCCCCAGCCGCATCAGGAAGCTGCGCAGGGAGCCCG AGTCTGAAGACCAGGGGCAAGACCCAAGGAGGGATGCAGATGACACCATCTG TCAGGTGAACCTCgaggaagacaggaaggagaaGGCTCAGGATGCCCTGGGAGGCCTGGCCCAGGAGTGTGGGAAGACAGAGTCTGAGGTCGAGAAGAGCGACTCCGAGGCCAGCTCCAAGGAGGAGCAGGCAGGGGCGTGTGCAGGCAGCTGcgccctggaggctgag GAACAAAAGCTGGAGTCCATGAAACTGAACAACCTTCTGGAAAAAGAG AAACCATCTGCATTCGTGGAGATTGACCTGGGAGATCATGCCGAGGAG GTGGCCACCTGTGCTGTGAGAGAAGAGAAGTGGGGCGAGATGGACATAGGAGATTTGTCAGAAGATGA GACCAGGACCAGCTGGGTATGCTGTATCCCGTACCCCACCAAGAGGAAGGCGAAGGGGTGCACCGCCACCCTGGAGAAG GGAGGTGTGCAGAGGGCAGGAGTGCGGCTCAGCCCTGCAGGCCGTGTGGACAGGGACCACAGCTGA